Below is a window of Zygotorulaspora mrakii chromosome 3, complete sequence DNA.
GTTTACTTTCATATCCACTGCCGTTTGAGGTACTTGACTTCAGGTGCATTactgatgaaaaatttaacCTTGAGCTTTATGAATCTCTTTACAACATAATtatgttatttttttggttgaGTAATCGCTATCCCAATTATTTTATAGATCTGGAATCAGCAAAAGACCTCAAGTACTTCTGTGAGATGATTATTTTCGAGAAATTGGACCGATTGAAAAGGAACCCATACGCCAGAAAGATACCACTATCCGTTGGCACTTTCTACCAAAAGAGAGACTCGTTGATAGGTCGAACGAACTAACGATCATTCAGTATTCTACAAGGTTTCGGAGACCTCTGTAAATAGACGCAAATTAACTTTAATTAGCTTATAATAACCTGCATATATCGGTATATCCCCGTAAAAGACGATAAGTTGTCGTTTAGGGTAAGTAAGGTGGATCGAACGATGCGTAATATCAGCTCCTGTTTGGCAAAGTTTTTAGACTACGTACTCAATAACTCAAGTTCCGCTCATAAATGTGTTAATTGCTATATTGCTGAATACAGTTTAGTGGAGTAATTGCAATTCGCGTGGTTCCTAAGtaattacaaaaaattgaattatCGAAGCTATGTCTGACAACGTATATATCGTTTCTGCCGCCAGGACACCTGTTGGTTCTTTTCAAGGTTCTTTAGCAGCCAAGAGTGCTATCGAGCTTGGTGCTGCCGCTGTTCAAGGTGCAATTTCTAAAATTCCTGAATTGAATCCAGCCCGCGATTTCGACGAGATTATTTTTGGTAATGTGCTATCAGCCAATCTTGGTCAGGCCCCAGCGAGACAGGTTGCACTTGCTGCTGGGTTGGACAATCATATTGTTGCTACAACAGTCAACAAAGTTTGTGCATCTGCAATGAAGGCTATCATTCTAGGTGCACAAACCATCAAATGCGGTAATGCAGATGTTGTTGTCGCAGGTGGTTGTGAATCCATGACCAATGCTCCTTACTATATGCCAGCAGCACGTTCTGGTGCAAGATTCGGTGAAACCAAATTGGTTGACGGTATCCAAAGAGATGGTCTTAATGATGCATATGATAACCAGGCTATGGGGGTTCATGCAGAAAAATGTGCTCGTGATTGGCAATGCACCCGTGAGGAGCAGGATAACTTTGCCATTGCGTCCTATCAAAAAGCTCAAAAAGCACAGAACGATGGTAAATTTGATAAGGAAATTGTCTCTGTTACTATAAAGGGTTTCAGAGGTAAGGCTGATACGGTTGTTtccaaagatgaagaaCCTTCAAAGTTAAACGTCGAAAAACTCAGATCAGCAAGAACAGTTTTCCAAAGGGAGAATGGTACAGTTACTGCACCAAATGCTTCACCAATTAATGACGGTAGTGCTGCAGTCGTCTTGgtttcagaaaaaaaattgaaagaattaaaGCTAAAGCCCATCGCTATTATCAAAGGTTGGGGTGAGGCTGCCCATGATCCAGCAGATTTTACCTGGGCTCCTTCACTAGCAGTTCCGAAGGCATTGAAGCATGCCAACGTTGATATCAATTCAgttgatttctttgaattcaacGAAGCATTTTCTGTTGTTGGTCTTGCTAATACAAAGATCTTGAAATTGGATCCAAAAAAAGTCAATGTTTATGGTGGTGCTGTAGCTATTGGTCATCCATTAGGTTGCTCTGGTGCTAGAATCATTGTTACTTTGCTGTCAATTTTAGAGCAAGAGAATGGTAAATTAGGTGTTGCTGCTATCTGTAACGGTGGTGGCGGTGCTTCTTCCAttgtcattgaaaaaatctagCTTACTTGCAATTATTAATTTGTAGCTTATCTGTAGCTTCGTGGCTAGCAAATATATGCACGTACGTATACATATTCGTATACATATACATCTATATTATTCTAAATGCATTTAACGAACTGATAGGCAATTTCAGAAAAAGCGGTTTTACTCATTAGGCTGAGcctgaaaaatcaaaaagtgaagatAAATATAAAAAGGAAGATCGAATAAGTGTTATTAGTCTGAAAGCCATATAATATAGTAAACACACGGCCTTGGAGGTCCTTCTTGAAATTAaaacatattttttgaatgacaAGTGGTTGGAATAAATACAATTAGCCGAGGGTGGTCATTATATATCCATATTGACTTTTGCGTACCCCGCAAATGTTAGCAAACGATTTTTCCTTGCTTCAATCAGACGTACAAAATATATAGCTTCAACTAAATACTTTTTGGGTAGGTAACACACTTGTGGGTGAAGTTTTGTCTGAAAAGTCTCGAAGTCTGAGTTGTTTATGTTTGTCTTGCTCAAAGAACGCGGGGCAAACCTAGATCTTCAACGTGCCCCTCTATATGAGAGTTAACCTCAAATAGCTTCAGAGCAGCTAGAATTAATCGAGTATTGATCGGCGATGACGGCGAGCGCTGCTAAGGTTATTGTTTTGGCAGGAACTGCCGGCACTGGTAAATCATCCGTGGGAGAATCACTATTAAAGCATCATATTCAGAATTACCCCCATATGGAATTTTTAGAGGGTGATTTACTACATTCACCCAGTAATATAGAAAAGATGTCTCATGGAACACCACTGAATGATGCCGATAGATGGGATTGGTTAAAGAAAGTTTCGAAGGCAGCAAGCGAATCATCAAGCAAGAATGGAGGTTTGAGTATAGTGACTTGCTCCAgcttaaaaaaaaaatacagagAGTTGATGAGAGAAACATGTCCAAATTCAGAGTTCTACTTTGTCTTCCTATATGggaaaaaggaagagatCTTAAATCGATTAAAGAAGAGAGAAGGCCATTTTATGAAAGCCAATATGATGGAATCGCAATTCGATGATCTTGAATTACCTCAAGATGACGAGAAAAACTGTTGTATTGTAGCAATTGATAATAAGAGCTACCAAGAGATTGATAACGAAGTCAAGGCAAAAATTAGTGTTCTTCTGTCACGAGCATAAATAGCTCTCTCACTGAGTGATCATTAATAGTTGTATATTactgttattattatttccTATCCTAGAACCATCATTAAACTATTTacataaaaaatatatgttATTTTTCCCATCTATTTTTTCCTTGAACTCATTAAGTATCCTTTTTATAGCTTGGTAGCCATTGTGAAGAGGATgcacttttcaaatcgatatttgaataatttgtTATGGTGGACAAATTCGTTTGCAAAACATGATTCAAATTGTTAAGCTTGGATTGATCGTCGCTTTCTGCTGTACACTCTTGTTGCACCTTTTTCATTACTAAATCATCTACATCCGAAGAATACGGAGTTGTTGAAAGACCGGTTGGCGTCGTTTGGCCACCAGTGTAATTTGAACCGGAAAAGTAGTCGTTTTCATTGCAACTTTCTGTATCCTCTTCGCGGTATGAGTGTAAAATCTCCTTTAGAGATAAACCTTTGTCACCAACAATGAAATTGTTATAAACTTCCTGTGATAATGGTGCCACAGTATCGAGCGGACCACTACAATTGGTAAAACTGGTCATGGAGGCCACCTCAGCCATCAACGAGCGAATATCAATTCTATTATATGGATTAAGTTGAAGAACACGTGACAATAAGACGTATAATTCTTGCGAAACCGGTAGAATCTTCTTTAAAACGTTCGAATCCTTTGTAAAATAACTAAATGTATTATCCTCAACTTGATGAGCCTTCAGCCATGGATTTCTAATGCAGGTTAAATTTATTAAAATGATACCGAGGGACCAAATATCACCCGTCGAAGTGGGGAAGCTCGTTACTGTGGTATCCTTCGTTGTGTCGTTGTAATAAAGAATTCTCTCTGGTGCCATGTAATAAGAGGAACCAATACAAACGTTTGGTGCCAAATACTGGCATGTAGTAGAAAGACCGAAATCGCAAAGATGGACGTTATCATTCAAATCCAGCAAAACGTTCTCCGGTTTAATATCGCAATGATAAATGCCCATGTGGTGACAATGGTCCAAAGCTGAACACAACTGAAGGAACACCTTCTTTATCAGCAGTCCATTTGACTCGAAGTATCTCTGATCAACGATAGAGGTGAACAAGTCACGTGGGTAGTAATCCATCACAATGAAAGTTGCCAACGGCGACTCCAAAACTTGATGAATAGTAACAATATTCTCATGTGAATGCACTTTCAAGTGCAGCGCGATCTCCTTGTAGTGAGGTGCCCTGGCGAGCTGCGCATTGTctaaattttgaatagaGTCTAGGTCTATCGTGGGCAAAAACAGTTTATTCTGGAACGACTTAAAATAGTGATACAGCTGTGTCTGCAAAACGGTGCTCTTTTTGATGTTGTCGTCCGTCTTGGTCTTGCCGAAGTCGTTCAGAGAAGACGATTTGACCACGGCCTTGATAGCGTACTCATTCTCAGTGATCATATCGATGGCGTGGAACACCAGGCCATATGCCCCTGAGCCCACCTGTGAggtgatttgaaaattatTAATCTGACAGTTTGTTAACATGCTTGCGCTTGCTGAAGGAAGCCAAAACGCTGTTGCGGTTGCAGTAGCTCGTGCACTTATATTCCCGCAATTGTAAGAACAAATGTGTCTGAGAGAACAAATGTGTCTGAGAGAACAAATGTGTCTGAGAGAACAAATGTGTCTGAGAGAACAAACGTGTCTGACAGAACTCCACTACCTGGGCCTTAAAATCGACCGCTCTCCTATCGCAACAAACCTGTCGATTctaatatatatatttatacaAGAGACCTGCTTGGTAGCacgaaaaaagaaactaCAACGTgaaagctgaaaaagaactggaccactttttttcaattgttttgaacttttcctcaaattttttcatattctttcTGCTGTTTTCGAGAGGgaaaaaagagtaaaaaaaacacaaaatCACCACATCTTAAGAGCTACAAGAATGTGAATCCACATGGAAACCACCGACGGTGCTAAAAAACAAAGTAGAGAGAGTGGAACCGACCTGCGGAAAAATGTTTATCCGTACCTCAGCCCGCAACGTGCGGTGTGAGGTGTGAGCTGTCCGACGACGCACCTCAAAGCTGCGGTGTCATGGTGTCATGCTGAGGGGCATTTTTTCTGTTGGAGGGGTATCAGGCCACCTGTTGGACGCTGCGCGGGCGCGGGGTGGGGGTGCGAAGTGGGGCAGATCACATAGAACACCCAGGGCAGTCAGACCGGACGGAAAAACGTGGGCTCCGGCAGGACGTGTCGGCAAAGTCACGAAAACCCACATCGAAGGAAATAAGGGACGAGAAGGACACGGAGGGCTGACACCCGGGTAATGTGGCCGATGCAGCCCTGGAGATGGCTGGCAAACGCTTCTATGCTAGGGTACGTCCGGAAGGGAACTCTCCGCAGCTCCGGACAGTACAATCATACAGCTGTACCTTTAGTTCCATTGTCCGGATAGACTGGTGCTCTTCTCGGAGAGTATCGGATACCGCCGGACACCCTCGCGGGGCACAACATGACGTATTCCCCAGTGCGGTGCATTTTGCGAAGCAGCTCTGAGGTTCCAGAACACGCACAGTCTCGAGCACGCCGCATTCTGTTCTTGGATGGGTCCGGGATAATGCTGATTGGCTGTCAGGTAGTCAGAAGTAAGTAGATTGATGGGCAGTCGTCATTGTAGTTTGGTGGTGCTGGTGATGGGTCTGTGGTGGCCGTCGAAAAAGTGAATTGGTAATTCTAAATTGGAAATTCTACGCGGGATTTCAGAGGAAATAGGAGGTGCCGCTATGGCCGCTCGCAGGGGTTGGGATAACGGAGTAGCGAGACATCGTCGGGAGTTGCAAGGCGAATGCTCGGGCTGGTGTTGCGGTCTATACGGTTCTTCCTGTTGCAAAAGGGACAGGGAAAAGCGGCGCTCGCAGGAACGGCGCGCGCAGCGTGCTCCAATTTAatagatttttttaatgattTATCACCATTTGAGTTTAATGTCTATGTCGGCGATCGTGAAATAAGGTTTCTCTTCTCGGGAATCTTGACGATCAGCGGCTGCTGTTCCCGCTTTGATGCGGCGGTGCCTGTACGACTGACAGTTGCGGAGAATGCGGGACGAATGCATGGGGACGGCGGTGAGAGCGTTTGCCTGGGCTGTGAAAAACAACATCGTCGTGCCAAGAAGTGTCAAGAAGTGGCAAGATGTGTCGACGAAGCTCGGTGCCGTGTCCCAGGACCTGCATGTGCTGGGATCTACACGACAAGAAAACGGAAGTCGTGTGCTAATGCAGAAGCATCAAGGGCCGGCGAGCTATGGAGGAGCGGAAACACCTAGCCGTCAAGCACTGTAGCACGTGACCAAGTGGAACTGAAGCTCTACGGGCTAAAATTACGTACAGCAGCGTGCAGCCAATCGCCTTTAGATGCTGCAGGAATTGTGCGACCACTAGTGAAAGAGACCTGGAGTTCCCCTGTGGGACCCGTAGGTTGCTCAGAGGCTCGCATTTCTACTGGGGCTATGCAAGACGCCTTTGGTCACCTTCAAACACGCTGTTAGAGGTCGCTCGCGCTTGCGCATTGTTACCATCAGGATACGAACGCGCTCTAGCGGCTGACCTGTGCTGATATGTTCAATGGAGTGGCGCGCATTGGAAGCAAATTAACAGCTCTTACAAAACAATAAAGGAAGCAGTGGCTCGAATCAATAGAGCTCCCCTCAGTACGCCGAATTGGCGCTAGTACAAGCGCATATTGGGTAATTTAGGATTATTTGCTCGACTTTGTTCGCCAAGGTAGGTCAGATTTACAAAGTTTATATGCATAGTACATGCAAGGTCGGGTAATACAGTTTCGCGCGgacattttctttcacgCGCGAACAATAAACAATTTGAACCAGCAAAGTCATTATTGAGGATGAAATAGCTTGATAAGTGGGGAACCATATCACGACTCATTCGTTGCCTTTCGAAGTGACGCCTTTCTTTGACATAAGATATTGTTGTAAAAGTCAGGTCATCTGTTAGAGATTCTCGCTCCCCTTTAAAGCATTTTTTACCGACGGGAATGGATTTCTTCAACCCGGGCAACGATGATGCTGACCAGAATAATGGCATGAATACAGGCAATGACGATTacatgaatttttttgaaacgaAGTCCAACCACGATAATGATTCAACAAGTTTATCGCCACAGGCAATCCTGGCCAGAAACTTAACTTCGGAAATATCTAAAGTTCCCAGCAATAATGTAGGCAATATGAGCCATATGTCAATGTCACCACAGCAAGTCTTTTCACCCATGAGCAACCCAAATAATGTCAATAACAGTCCAGCAGTTAGTGCTGCCACTCCTCAGCAAATTTTGATGCTgaataataacaataatattACTAATAGTGGTGATACTGCTAATCCTGTGCATGTTCTCTCCAATCATGCTTCGCCAGCAGTAATCAATGCAAACCCTATAAATGGTACACCACAAAATTCTGAAGTCTCAAATGATAACACTCCAAGGAATAGTGTCTTTAGCGATAGAGCTGCAATGTTCGCGGCGCTACAACAaaaacagcaacaacaagcTCAGCAGCAGGCTCAGAgacaacaacagcaacaggCCCAGCAACAGGCCCAGCAACAGGCCCAGCAACAGGCCCAACAACAGGCTCAGCAACAGGCCCAACAACAGGCTCAGCAACAGGCTCAGCAACAGGCTCAGCAACAGGCTCAGCAACAGTCACAATTTCAGCAACAAACACAATTCCAGCGACAAGtacagcaacaacagcaacaacagcaacaacaacggcagcagcagcatttgcatcaacaacaacttAGACAAAGGCAGCAAGCTCAACAACAGGCTCAACAACAGGCTCAACAACAGGCGCTACAGCAGCAGCGAGTGCAACAGCACGCGCATCAGTTAGCACAGCAACGAGCACAGGAACAAGCACAGGAACAAGCACAGCTACAGGCGCAGCAGCAAGCCCAACAGCAAGCCCACACTCAACAACAGCTTCCTCCACAGATACAACGACAGTTTCAACAGCAAGCACAGTTTCAACAGCAAGCACAGCAAGCACAGCATGCACAGCAGCAGAAGGTACAACAGActcaacagcagcagcagcaaccaAATAATAATTCTCCATTAGGTCAATGGGGCTCCATTTTGCACAGTCTGCACCCTGATAtacagaaaaagatttcatttgaaCTCAACAATAAACAATATGAACTGTTCATGAAGTCCTTAATAGAAAACTGCAAAAGAACTAACACTCCATTCCAGTCCATACCTCAAATAAATGGTAGAAAACTATTTCTCCTCTACATGTTGGTACAAAGATTGGGTGGATATGAACAGATAACTAGAAATCAACAGTGGGATCTTTTGGCGCAAAAGTTACAAATTCCGGACTCGCAACAATTGGCAGCAGTGTATTATAAAATAATATTACCATATGAACGATACCTGACGTCTGCCGAAGGACAGAGAGAGTCACAGgccaaaaaaattttctttcaacagtttttcCAAGAGCTCctaaagaaaattcaaccTCATGTGAACAATCAGGACCCGCAATCACAGGCACAAATCCAGTCGCAATTGCAACCACAAACAGAGGCACAATCACAAGGACAACCACAGCCTCAAACACAACTGCAAACACAACAACTGTCCCATGTTCAACAACAACTTCCGCGGTCTCAGCTTCAAATGCCAACATCTGATTCAGCAGGTGTGAATCCCATGATTCAAACAGCCAAGCaacaattaaaaaataatgtcAATGTACAGAAACCAAAGAAACCACGAAAGCCAAggcaaaagaagaagacaaagaaagaaCTGGAACAAGAGCggaaaaaacaagaagagcTTTTCAAGAGACAGCAGCAAACTCTTTTAGAGCAACGCAAACAACAGAAACTACTGATGGAACAACAAATCCAAAAGCAGAAAGAACTAGTCAAGCAGAAATATTTAGAAGAACTAGCAAAGTTGCCAAAAGTATACAAAAGAACGTTCGCTCGAAATTATAAacctttgaaaagatccaTTCAACTGGTTAACGGGTATGATATCAATTACATTTCTCAAAtaggagaaaaaattgatgcaAATAAGccaatatttttatttcctCCAGAATTAGGTTCCATTAACTTACATGCTCTAAATATGTCGTTGCAATCTAAAATGCTGGGAGAGATCAACACAGCCTTGAATACACTATTGGTCACAAGTGCAGATTCGATGTTGAAGATTAATCTGGACAAATATCCCGACTTACTGGATTCTATTTGTGTCCTAGCACTAGATTTATTATCTACTCTTTGTGAGAAGGAGGAAGCTGACGATagtgaaaagaagaaattttacGATTTTAGGAAATGTAAAGATGCAAATTACTGCGAGGAGTATGATGTCGAATCCTATCTTTCCTGCTCTGATGCACTTTGTTCTCGAAGTGATGGTCTAATCGATCAAGTATTTGAGGCTTACGTAAATAATGGATCAGAATACAAAGAACACAATGATACTGTGAGCGTCCCAGTAGATTCCTTGACAGGTGCCGATTTGCAGCAGGTTCCTATCTCTTTGATAACTCCGGCAGCAACGCCGGTCAGCACAAATTTTGGAGTTGACTTATTACAGGGAAAGTCAGAGGAGGAAAAAGTGGTAAGAAGTGGATGTAAACCAAAAGAGTGGAATTTTATGCCCAATCCGGTTAGACTCTTGCCAGGCCAGTCATTATCGAAGCTTTACATTCCATCATATTTAGAGTCCTTACGCAACGTAACCGAAGAGATCAACACACCATTCACAAAAGTCAATACCAGAGGTGCCGAAGATAAAAACATTTTATTAACCGATCAACTATCAACTGTCTCAATGATTTTAAGGAACATATCCTTTTCAGagaagaattcaaaaatgatggcTAAAAACAGTTTCCTGAGGAGATATATATCTGACTTAATATGGGCTTTATTTTTAAATCATGAGAAGTTTGTACTCAACAGGAAAGCCTTCAATCTCAAAAAGGACTTGCTCATAATTTTAACTAACATTTCGCACGCCTATGAAGTTGCCGATAGGGTTGATTGCTTCTTACTTTTACTTTTGATGCTAAGCTTTGGAGAGCCGAAGAGATCCAAGGAACTTGAGTCGGTAGAACTTACATATCCCGAATTTTTGTTGAGTCTAGGAAGTTACCATGGGTTTTGCGTTGATGTATTAGCAAAACTGATGTCCTTAAATTATCCTAATAgacaatttttcattgacGTATTCATGTTTTCCCTGGTAggtgaagaaaagagtACTTCCATTGGGTCTGAATGCTCCACCAATGATATGAACGATGACAGTGGTGTAATTCTAAAATTGCTGCATATTTTTAATAAGGGGgacaaattcaaatttctgAATGatgttttctctttctt
It encodes the following:
- the ERG10 gene encoding acetyl-CoA C-acetyltransferase (similar to Saccharomyces cerevisiae ERG10 (YPL028W); ancestral locus Anc_8.479), which gives rise to MSDNVYIVSAARTPVGSFQGSLAAKSAIELGAAAVQGAISKIPELNPARDFDEIIFGNVLSANLGQAPARQVALAAGLDNHIVATTVNKVCASAMKAIILGAQTIKCGNADVVVAGGCESMTNAPYYMPAARSGARFGETKLVDGIQRDGLNDAYDNQAMGVHAEKCARDWQCTREEQDNFAIASYQKAQKAQNDGKFDKEIVSVTIKGFRGKADTVVSKDEEPSKLNVEKLRSARTVFQRENGTVTAPNASPINDGSAAVVLVSEKKLKELKLKPIAIIKGWGEAAHDPADFTWAPSLAVPKALKHANVDINSVDFFEFNEAFSVVGLANTKILKLDPKKVNVYGGAVAIGHPLGCSGARIIVTLLSILEQENGKLGVAAICNGGGGASSIVIEKI
- a CDS encoding gluconokinase (similar to Saccharomyces cerevisiae YDR248C; ancestral locus Anc_8.478), with product MTASAAKVIVLAGTAGTGKSSVGESLLKHHIQNYPHMEFLEGDLLHSPSNIEKMSHGTPLNDADRWDWLKKVSKAASESSSKNGGLSIVTCSSLKKKYRELMRETCPNSEFYFVFLYGKKEEILNRLKKREGHFMKANMMESQFDDLELPQDDEKNCCIVAIDNKSYQEIDNEVKAKISVLLSRA
- the SKS1 gene encoding putative serine/threonine protein kinase SKS1 (similar to Saccharomyces cerevisiae VHS1 (YDR247W) and SKS1 (YPL026C); ancestral locus Anc_8.477), yielding MLTNCQINNFQITSQVGSGAYGLVFHAIDMITENEYAIKAVVKSSSLNDFGKTKTDDNIKKSTVLQTQLYHYFKSFQNKLFLPTIDLDSIQNLDNAQLARAPHYKEIALHLKVHSHENIVTIHQVLESPLATFIVMDYYPRDLFTSIVDQRYFESNGLLIKKVFLQLCSALDHCHHMGIYHCDIKPENVLLDLNDNVHLCDFGLSTTCQYLAPNVCIGSSYYMAPERILYYNDTTKDTTVTSFPTSTGDIWSLGIILINLTCIRNPWLKAHQVEDNTFSYFTKDSNVLKKILPVSQELYVLLSRVLQLNPYNRIDIRSLMAEVASMTSFTNCSGPLDTVAPLSQEVYNNFIVGDKGLSLKEILHSYREEDTESCNENDYFSGSNYTGGQTTPTGLSTTPYSSDVDDLVMKKVQQECTAESDDQSKLNNLNHVLQTNLSTITNYSNIDLKSASSSQWLPSYKKDT
- the SWI1 gene encoding Swi1p (similar to Saccharomyces cerevisiae SWI1 (YPL016W); ancestral locus Anc_8.472), translating into MDFFNPGNDDADQNNGMNTGNDDYMNFFETKSNHDNDSTSLSPQAILARNLTSEISKVPSNNVGNMSHMSMSPQQVFSPMSNPNNVNNSPAVSAATPQQILMLNNNNNITNSGDTANPVHVLSNHASPAVINANPINGTPQNSEVSNDNTPRNSVFSDRAAMFAALQQKQQQQAQQQAQRQQQQQAQQQAQQQAQQQAQQQAQQQAQQQAQQQAQQQAQQQAQQQSQFQQQTQFQRQVQQQQQQQQQQRQQQHLHQQQLRQRQQAQQQAQQQAQQQALQQQRVQQHAHQLAQQRAQEQAQEQAQLQAQQQAQQQAHTQQQLPPQIQRQFQQQAQFQQQAQQAQHAQQQKVQQTQQQQQQPNNNSPLGQWGSILHSLHPDIQKKISFELNNKQYELFMKSLIENCKRTNTPFQSIPQINGRKLFLLYMLVQRLGGYEQITRNQQWDLLAQKLQIPDSQQLAAVYYKIILPYERYLTSAEGQRESQAKKIFFQQFFQELLKKIQPHVNNQDPQSQAQIQSQLQPQTEAQSQGQPQPQTQLQTQQLSHVQQQLPRSQLQMPTSDSAGVNPMIQTAKQQLKNNVNVQKPKKPRKPRQKKKTKKELEQERKKQEELFKRQQQTLLEQRKQQKLLMEQQIQKQKELVKQKYLEELAKLPKVYKRTFARNYKPLKRSIQLVNGYDINYISQIGEKIDANKPIFLFPPELGSINLHALNMSLQSKMLGEINTALNTLLVTSADSMLKINLDKYPDLLDSICVLALDLLSTLCEKEEADDSEKKKFYDFRKCKDANYCEEYDVESYLSCSDALCSRSDGLIDQVFEAYVNNGSEYKEHNDTVSVPVDSLTGADLQQVPISLITPAATPVSTNFGVDLLQGKSEEEKVVRSGCKPKEWNFMPNPVRLLPGQSLSKLYIPSYLESLRNVTEEINTPFTKVNTRGAEDKNILLTDQLSTVSMILRNISFSEKNSKMMAKNSFLRRYISDLIWALFLNHEKFVLNRKAFNLKKDLLIILTNISHAYEVADRVDCFLLLLLMLSFGEPKRSKELESVELTYPEFLLSLGSYHGFCVDVLAKLMSLNYPNRQFFIDVFMFSLVGEEKSTSIGSECSTNDMNDDSGVILKLLHIFNKGDKFKFLNDVFSFLVSVIPFMQINAAPNLIEEVAPVVSQSLTCILAILHFFDLKESLRSNNDIKNLPLIWLTSSENLGYNLRRLSDVLGNLTIQADKNSLHMKKMLISISCKCIEVTRLLVQKSLEISSHLGQEKRKICERLASIHGLLPSESWCVALLSNPVIDPSYSKQIESLYTMRNEILSYLRECSTGEGEIS